A region from the Melioribacter roseus P3M-2 genome encodes:
- a CDS encoding TetR/AcrR family transcriptional regulator — MDIKENIINSTIEVIEAEGMNKVTTRKIAAKAGVNVAAVNYYFGSQKKLIQLALDKTLDNAFKDPIEEFNAKSTLEEALTKILLEWFDGSLNYPNITKAHFFEPFVNNNYKSAAVKRLNLFFTKLHKLIIDNYPGIENKQLKLTLTQLFGALFNVILFPGLMKIYSGVDYYIEENRKEFVISLVNKFISKNRLK, encoded by the coding sequence ATGGATATAAAAGAGAACATCATTAATTCAACAATAGAAGTTATTGAAGCGGAGGGCATGAATAAGGTAACGACAAGGAAAATTGCAGCCAAAGCAGGAGTCAACGTGGCGGCGGTGAATTATTATTTCGGAAGTCAAAAAAAACTGATACAACTGGCGCTAGATAAAACTCTCGACAATGCTTTCAAGGATCCAATTGAGGAATTTAATGCAAAATCAACTTTGGAGGAGGCGCTGACAAAAATATTACTTGAATGGTTCGACGGCTCTCTGAATTATCCGAATATTACAAAAGCTCATTTTTTTGAACCGTTTGTAAATAATAACTACAAATCGGCGGCTGTCAAAAGACTCAATTTATTTTTTACAAAACTTCACAAATTGATAATAGACAATTATCCTGGAATAGAGAACAAACAGCTTAAACTCACGCTTACCCAGCTATTTGGCGCTTTATTTAACGTCATTCTGTTTCCCGGTCTAATGAAAATTTATTCGGGTGTTGATTACTACATTGAAGAAAACAGAAAAGAGTTCGTGATTTCCCTCGTAAATAAATTTATCAGTAAAAACAGACTTAAATAG